In Arachis hypogaea cultivar Tifrunner chromosome 17, arahy.Tifrunner.gnm2.J5K5, whole genome shotgun sequence, a single window of DNA contains:
- the LOC112762642 gene encoding uncharacterized mitochondrial protein AtMg00810-like, which yields MAGGLREIGFVATKSDISVFIKEFSGLKTYVLVYVDDIIVTGESPEIVRDVIAKLNAKFALKDMGDLHYFLGIQVNKTCDGGLVLTQQKYIGEVLKKAGMVGCAPCHTPLPSTTKITALGGSSFCDPQLYRSIIGSLQYLTITRPEICYSVNKLSQFVQAPLESHWRLVKRVLRYLNGTASYGLHLKQESSMGITAYSDSDWAGDPDDRKSTSGYCIFLGANLISWASKKQTVVARSSTEAEYRSMAEAVAELSWIKTMMSEL from the coding sequence ATGGCTGGTGGTTTAAGAGAGATTGGCTTTGTTGCCACCAAATCTGACATCTCAGTCTTCATTAAGGAATTCAGTGGACTAAAGACCTATGTgcttgtgtacgttgatgatatCATAGTCACTGGAGAATCCCCAGAAATTGTGAGGGATGTCATAgcaaagttgaatgccaagtttgCCTTGAAAGACATGGGAGATCTCCATTACTTTCTTGGAATCCAAGTGAATAAAACGTGTGATGGGGGGCTAGTGCTTACTCAACAAAAGTACATTGGTGAGGTCCTAAAGAAGGCTGGCATGGTGGGCTGTGCACCGTGTCACACTCCTTTGCCTTCCACAACAAAGATCACAGCCCTTGGAGGATCAAGCTTTTGTGATCCACAGCTGTACAGGTCAATCATTGGCAGCCTGCAATACCTGACCATAACAAGGCCTGAGATATGTTACAGTGTTAACAAGTTGTCACAGTTTGTGCAAGCTCCCCTAGAGTCTCATTGGAGGCTGGTCAAACGCGTGCTAAGGTATCTCAATGGAACAGCCAGCTATGGCTTGCATCTGAAACAGGAGAGTTCCATGGGAATAACTGCATACAGTGACTCAGACTGGGCTGGAGATCCAGATGATAGGAAATCCACCAGTGGCTATTGTATATTTCTTGGAGCCAACCTAATCTCTTGGGCGTCAAAGAAGCAAACAGTAGTGGCCAGGTCAAGCACTGAAGCTGAATATAGAAGTATGGCAGAGGCAGTAGCAGAGCTGTCCTGGATAAAGACTATGATGAGTGAGCTGTAG
- the LOC140180453 gene encoding uncharacterized protein encodes MVGCTYTHQVWKRLEDHFASQIKAKVMQLKYKLSTLQIGASVTKYVLSIKGTIDALVSVREVINESDHVNAILHGLTEDYSSVYTSVLARAQSITVAELEALLLAHESMLSRFRKPEAFVQANLAQFARESFRGGFRGRGGRMSRGGRSAFNGGRFTQDSSLQEQPNEGQFHRGQFNRGGRLQNPRGYMNERPQCQVCNKVGHTARTCWYRYSEDTYEGEYENGNGGYNNEGYSSGHNQAYSNRDYSHRNQNRLGYSSGNRSNQAS; translated from the coding sequence ATGGTTGGATGTACCTACACTCATCAAGTGTGGAAGAGGTTGGAGGATCACTTCGCCTCTCAGATCAAGGCAAAGGTGATGCAGCTGAAATACAAGCTCAGTACTCTTCAGATCGGAGCATCCGTGACAAAGTATGTACTTTCAATTAAAGGAACTATTGATGCATTGGTTTCTGTAAGAGAGGTAATCAATGAGAGCGATCATGTAAATGCGATCTTGCATGGTCTTACTGAAGATTATTCCTCAGTGTACACCTCTGTGTTAGCAAGAGCTCAAAGCATAACAGTGGCTGAATTGGAAGCCTTGTTGCTCGCACATGAGAGTATGCTCTCCAGGTTTAGAAAGCCTGAAGCATTTGTACAAGCTAATCTTGCTCAATTCGCTAGAGAAAGTTTTAGAGGTGGCTttcgaggaagaggaggaagaatgtCTCGAGGAGGCAGAAGTGCTTTCAATGGAGGAAGGTTTACTCAAGACTCCTCACTGCAAGAACAACCAAATGAAGGACAATTCCATAGAGGCCAGTTCAATCGAGGAGGTAGATTGCAGAATCCAAGAGGCTATATGAATGAGAGACCTCAATGTCAGGTTTGTAACAAAGTAGGTCATACAGCAAGAACTTGCTGGTATAGGTACAGTGAAGACACCTATGAAGGAGAGTATGAAAATGGAAATGGAGGATACAACAATGAAGGATATAGCAGTGGACACAACCAGGCATATAGCAACAGAGACTATAGCCATAGAAATCAAAACAGGTTAGGATACAGCAGTGGAAATAGAAGCAATCAGGCCTCTTAG